Within the Opitutaceae bacterium TAV5 genome, the region GAAAGAAAATTCTCGCGGGATGCAAACTGCAGAGTGGTTTTGCATGATTCTTGCAGCGTTTGCGGCAATCCGATGGACATATTCACGCTCGCCAGCAGTCCCCCATCGGGAGCAACTTTCAAAATAATGGGATCGCGGATCAGGTTTTTTCGAAACATCGCCGGATTTTGTCTGGCGGGGATTGCCATGTCCGCCCGTCTCCTGGCTGCGGGGTCGGACAACAACAATGCCACGACTGCGACGCCCGGCCTCGAACCGGTGGTCGAGCTGCACCTGGCCAACGGAGACAAATTGACCGGCCGGATCATCGACCGGCGCGACGGCAAGATTTTCTTCAAATCCGATATTTTCGGCACTCTGGAAGTGGCGGAGGCCAAGGCTGCCGTGGTCGAGGTCCCCGAACCTTCGACCGGGAGCACACCGTCCGATGCGATCCGCTCCCCTTCGGCGCCCGCGTCCGCTCCGGGATCCGTCGCCGCGACTGCGCCGGCGAAGCCCGCGCCCCCGTCGAAATCTGCCGCGGTCGCCGCCGCCGGTGACAGCGCCAAAAAGGGCCCGCCGCCCGCCGCCGCACCCGCGAAGGCTCGCTGGAAGGGCAAGGTCGAACTCGGTTACCAGCAGAAAAGCGGAAGCGTGGATTCGCTCAGTTACCAGGCGCGTTTCGAAGCGCAGAAGGAAGTCGGTCCCGATACGTACCGCGCCACGGCCCGCCTGCTCTACGGCGAGCAGGACGATATAAAAAACTCCGACCGGATCGAGGCGAGCCTCCGCTGGCGGCACCAGATCAGCGAACGGTTTTTCACCCAGACCGCCACGAGCTATTACCAGGACGCGATCGCCGACATCGACCACAACTTCGAACAAAACGTCGGCGTCGGCTACAAGCTGATCCAGCGCGACCGCCATGTGCTCAATGTCGGCGGCGGCATCACCGGCCAGTACCGCAGCGCGCCCGAAGTCGAGGGCGGCATCGCCGCGCTGACCGAATTTTTCGAAGATTATACCCTCAAGATCAACGGACACCTGACGTTCCTGCAGGATTTCAACGTGCAGTACTGGCCGGACCAGCACTCCACCAGCGCGGCCACCAACGCGGACGAAAGCCTCAAGGTGAGATTCAATGCAGCGCTGCAGAGCAAGCTGACGGAAAAACTCTCGTTCAACATCCGTTTCGAATACGAATACGACAACGCGATCGCCGATCCCGACGCGCGCAAGACGCAGCGGATCATCAGTTCGCTCGGCTACGCCTTCTGAAGACCTGTTCACGGCTCCCGCGCGCAGCTTTGGCTTTTCGCAGCGCCGGATTCCGCCCAAAGTTGCTCCTCCATGCTCACCAGAACCCAGGTCCAGCATTTGCGCCGGTTGCAGGAAAAAAAGCACCGCGAGGCCGAAGGCGTGTTTGTGGTCGAGGGGCCCAAGGTCGTCGGTGAACTGCTGGCGGCGGGATATCCGTTATCCGGCCTCTACCTGACGGAGGCGGGACGCGCGACGCTGACGGCCGCCGGGCGGCCGACCCACGACGCCCGCCTCGTCAGCGAGGACGAGATGGCGCGGATCAGCCATTATCCGACGCCGTCCGGCGTGCTGGCGATCGGCGCAATCCGCCGGCAGCCGCTGCCGCCCGCGGCGCTTGCAAGCGGGTTCACGCTCGCGCTCGACGGCATCCAGGATCCGGGCAATGTCGGCACGCTGTTGCGGATCGC harbors:
- a CDS encoding salt-induced outer membrane protein yields the protein MSARLLAAGSDNNNATTATPGLEPVVELHLANGDKLTGRIIDRRDGKIFFKSDIFGTLEVAEAKAAVVEVPEPSTGSTPSDAIRSPSAPASAPGSVAATAPAKPAPPSKSAAVAAAGDSAKKGPPPAAAPAKARWKGKVELGYQQKSGSVDSLSYQARFEAQKEVGPDTYRATARLLYGEQDDIKNSDRIEASLRWRHQISERFFTQTATSYYQDAIADIDHNFEQNVGVGYKLIQRDRHVLNVGGGITGQYRSAPEVEGGIAALTEFFEDYTLKINGHLTFLQDFNVQYWPDQHSTSAATNADESLKVRFNAALQSKLTEKLSFNIRFEYEYDNAIADPDARKTQRIISSLGYAF